In Streptomyces sp. NBC_00433, a single genomic region encodes these proteins:
- the ureG gene encoding urease accessory protein UreG, which yields MHRDHPEVFPERYAHSSAEVRPDGRRRALRIGLGGPVGSGKTATVAALCRTLRDRLAIGVVTNDIYTREDAEFLLRNAVLPPERIIGVETGACPHTAIRDDISANLEAVEDLEDAVGPLDLVLVESGGDNLTATFSKGLVDAQIFVIDVAGGDDIPRKGGPGVTTADLLVVNKTDLAPHVGADLERMARDAAAQRGSLPVVFTSVTRGDGIAPVAAWIGERLTAWTA from the coding sequence ATGCACCGTGACCACCCCGAGGTCTTCCCCGAGCGCTATGCGCACTCCTCCGCCGAGGTGCGCCCCGACGGCCGCCGCCGGGCCCTGCGGATCGGACTCGGCGGACCCGTCGGCTCCGGCAAGACCGCCACGGTCGCCGCGCTGTGCCGGACGCTGCGCGACCGGCTCGCCATCGGGGTGGTCACCAACGACATCTACACCCGCGAGGACGCCGAATTCCTGCTGCGCAACGCGGTGCTGCCGCCCGAGCGGATCATCGGCGTCGAGACCGGTGCCTGCCCGCACACCGCGATCCGCGACGACATCTCCGCGAACCTCGAAGCCGTCGAGGACCTGGAGGACGCCGTCGGGCCGCTCGACCTCGTGCTCGTCGAGTCCGGCGGCGACAACCTCACCGCGACCTTCTCCAAGGGGCTGGTCGACGCGCAGATCTTCGTGATCGACGTGGCCGGCGGCGACGACATCCCCCGCAAGGGCGGCCCCGGCGTCACCACCGCCGACCTGCTGGTCGTCAACAAGACCGACCTGGCGCCGCACGTCGGCGCCGACCTCGAAAGGATGGCGCGCGACGCCGCCGCCCAGCGCGGATCCCTGCCGGTGGTCTTCACCTCCGTCACCCGCGGCGACGGCATCGCGC